The Shewanella mesophila genome contains the following window.
GGTGTTTCATTACCCGCACGAAGCTCGGTCAACATAGCATAGGCTTTCATCCCGTTGCGAATACGCTCTTCGTGTTCAACAATCAAATCACGAATACCTGTCACTTCTTCATCGAGTGAACGAGTGGCAATAATACCCATCGCATACGGGATCTTAATAGCATAATCGGTATGCATGGTTTCTTGATTTGGGAAACCTACCGCAGTAAATGCAGCTGGTGCAGGCTCAGTGTGCCATTCAGCTTCAATCGCGGCTAATTTAACGCGCTGCGCTTCACCAACCTTATAACCTGACTCATCACCAAGCACGATGACAGATAGGATAGAAGCCATACCAAAACTTGCTGCAATCGCAAACGAGCGACGAGCAAAAGGTAAATCACGTTTCTTCAGAATATAGTAAGCACTAATGGCTAACACAAACATCGCGCCCGCAACATAACCTGATGCGACGGTGTGAACGAATTTCACCTGGGCGACAGGGTTAAATATCACCTCTGCGAAGCTTGTCATCTCCATGCGCATGGTTTCGTAATTAAATACTGAACCCACAGGGTTCTGCATCCAACCGTTTGCAACCAAGATCCACAGTGCAGACATATTCGAACCAATGGCCACCAGCCATGTTACCGCTAAATGCTGACGCTTACTAAAGCGATCCCAGCCGAAGAAGAACATACCGACGAGCGTCGATTCAAGGAAGAAGGCCATCAAACCTTCGATAGCGAGTGGGGCGCCAAAAATATCCCCTACATAGTGTGAGTAATAAGACCAGTTGGTTCCGAACTGGAACTCCATCGCCAGACCTGTGGTAACACCAAGGGCGAAGTTAATACCAAACAACTTACCCCAGAACTTGGTCATATCTTTGTAGATCTGCTTATTGGTCATCACATAAAGTGATTCCATAATGGCTAGCAAGAATGCTAACCCCAAGGTCAAGGGAACAAATAGGAAGTGATACATAGCCGTCAGCGCAAACTGCAAACGCGAGAGCTCTACAACCTCTTCAACAATCATCAGTGACTCCTTAGGTGGTGCGATCATCTTTTTGGTTAGATCCCCATCAACCAAAAAAATGCCTAGTTAGGAATTTTATTATCAAAAGTGATTTGTAAACAGAAGGACTTACAAACCGCCAAAAAATTACATTTCAGTTAATTTGAGTTATACAGCGCCTCAAATAACCTGTTTACGACAATACTCGCGAGCTAGATCGCAAAAGCGATTACTTTTGCAACACACGTCACACCGTTGCCGCCAAAAATATCAATTTAAATGTTTTTTATCAGAAACTTACATAACGACACAGCAAGCATGCCATAGCTATTTTATACCACTCCAAATTGATGCAAATCAATCAATCAAAGCACGGATAACGGGTTTTGCGGACAACCACACACTTCACCCGCTAGCACCATTGCCAAAGTGTAAACATTGTGGTAGAAAAAACACTTTCAACCTAAAAAAATACTATTTAATACATTTTTAGCCAATATCAGCCTTAAGTAGGTATTTAACAAAATATAACAAATATATAGTTAAAAATACTAAACAAAAAACATCACACACTTAAACAAAAAAAACCATTAAAAACAACACATAAAAACAGTTAAACGCCAAAAAACCACATAGAAATCTATATACTCGATTATTTAAACTAATCCAACATATCAATTTTAATCGTTTGCTTGGATACCTGTTCATTATTAATATATGCCGTGTGTTAAGGAGACGGCTGACCAACCCGGTGAAGTAGCCCGGCAAAGTCCACCTCCGCTTACATCATCAATCACTGTGTGGAGATAGTAAAATGACCAAATTATTCGAACGTCTAGTTAACCGTTACAAGCGTACTTTTGTTGAACTGTATACCGCTAGAGAGCTGTAAACTGCTTTTAAACACCAAATTTACTTGAAGTTTTGTTAGCGCAAAACAGCCCTTGTTTCCCAATGGAAACAGGGGCTTTTTTCTTTTGATTCAGAAAATAGATACAGTCCGACATTAGTTTAGCACTTACTAATTAAAATACTCGAAATATTCCAGCAAAAGAGTTCATGA
Protein-coding sequences here:
- a CDS encoding cytochrome ubiquinol oxidase subunit I yields the protein MIVEEVVELSRLQFALTAMYHFLFVPLTLGLAFLLAIMESLYVMTNKQIYKDMTKFWGKLFGINFALGVTTGLAMEFQFGTNWSYYSHYVGDIFGAPLAIEGLMAFFLESTLVGMFFFGWDRFSKRQHLAVTWLVAIGSNMSALWILVANGWMQNPVGSVFNYETMRMEMTSFAEVIFNPVAQVKFVHTVASGYVAGAMFVLAISAYYILKKRDLPFARRSFAIAASFGMASILSVIVLGDESGYKVGEAQRVKLAAIEAEWHTEPAPAAFTAVGFPNQETMHTDYAIKIPYAMGIIATRSLDEEVTGIRDLIVEHEERIRNGMKAYAMLTELRAGNETPALRAAFEEAKVDLGYGLLLKRYTDKVVDATEDQIKAAAKDSIPSVAPIFWSFRVMVGLGVIMLLVFAAAFWQSTRHQIEEKPWVLRAALYSLPLPWIAIECGWFVAEYGRQPWTISEVLPTFMSASSLTVGDLWFSIISISLFYTVFLVIELFLMIKYARKGPSSLKTGRYHFEKLDA